aggtgtgtgtgtgtatatatagttctgaaacGTGTGCAGatccagtaaataaataaataaaataaagtacaaaATACCATCGCTTTGCTAATTAGTGTGTTACATTTGGTTTACATAAACACCTGGTAATGGGTGAATCCTGTGCCAGATGATCTGATAAATGTCAGTAATGTTGTATTGTAGTTAGTGACCTGTTATTTACTGAAGTCTAGTTAAGCGTTCTGAAGTGGTATTAGTGGAATGAAATgctgcaaataaatatttttgctaTATATATTCTGGTTCTTCCAGAAATTAACCCAAAATCAAGCAAAGTCTACAATATTCGGCGAAacgtacaatttttttttttctaaattacagcCGACATTcctcagatttgggccgagacgcttCACATGACATCATCgcaatgcacattcagccaaatcgCTCTTCGTTTCACGTACATCGCCATAACTACAGCTAAAAGGCCTCTTttcatcactgcgaaagaccgtcaAAACAATTTTGTACAGTTGCTATTTCaccagttcaagtagttttcagcaaaaaaaacaaacaaacacaaaatctcATACGGActgattatgttttaaaaaaattatgtttaattgAAAGTTAGAAAATTgatgcattcatttattatcaATATAATCCTCAGAAAGCTCTAATTCTGACAGACCTAATGTTAATGTAACTAATGTAGCTCAGGCTGTGTTACAAGGAGTGCctacttttctttttgttttgttgtttgttctgtttttttttaacttaaacaTGACACTGAAAATGTGAAATTTTGAAATCAGATTCGCGACACTTTCCTGGCTGGTTACATACCCGATACATGCAGGTCATTTAACCACAAAGAGGACGCACGTTACAGAATCATGCAGTTTGATTGGGGATTTATTGGATTTAGATTTTGAAAATATGGTCATGTAAATCATTTAATAGCCGAGGTCTGTTCACTATAATGAATGTGTGGCTCCAAACATCAATGTTGAACGGTCAAGGCAACAAGCTTGTAATATGACTGTAGCCATACTGTCCTCTAACATTTATCCAGCCAGTTCATGTAAAAATATGTGTGACCTGTTGGGTTAGTACATGTACCAGTTTGTAGTTCTACcatcatttattttcaccttGTGCACAGGTTTCCACTGTCCTTAGTTCGTATTATTTTTCAGGCTTCTCCTGACCTGTGTCTCTCAAGCTGATGTCGCTCCCTTGTGGCTGGAGAGGATACAGCAGCAGACGGCCACGTGCAACAGCCTTTGCTTCATAATGCGCAGTTCCACTAACGGTAATCATCTAGAAGAGATCTAACTATTGTTGTCTTCTTGGTCAAACACaagtttaaatacatttttcatcttGTTTAATCTTgttatatttgtatgtgtgtgcctctgtgtggtttctctttctctctctctctttcttttttattagtGGAATTATTGATAAAGGTAGGAGAGCTTGTTGATAAGCTGTTTGATGAGGACGAGGAGCTGATGAAGAGCTGGCTGTCTGGACCATCTAGCGAGAGTGACCAGGACAAGGACACACACCAGGACGTCGCTTCTGCATTACTGGAGGCCGCTGTACAGCTTCGGTTGGACACTAATTAATCGTGTTAATCGATACGTAAAACCTAAAAAGACAAAACAtattttgttaataaatttttatttccttCGACGTCAAGTGGATAATCCCTTTGCTGGACATGACCAAGCTTGAATATTACAGGAGTTATTTAATTTTCACTTGAAATTTGACATCCAAAGATAAAATTGTAGAATGTGAAGGATATTActtacacgtgtgtgtgtttttcaggaagGAGAGTCCAAAGGCCCTTGAAGCGTATCTGCATGCTCTTCAGCTCTTAACTACGGTAGATGAAGGGCTGCAGAATCTCGGTGAGACTCGATTTGACTTCATGGTGTAAATACCACTGTATATGTACAGATGATCCGGTGCAAGTGTCATCATATGTGACTCTTTATTTATTACCTTCATTATATTTACAGTAGTCAATGGGAAGGCTTCACAGCAAAAGGTTTGTCGGTTCTATCATCCTAGTTTTGGTTACCAGTGAATGGTAAAAGCCTGGGCTGCTGAATGAAGCACAAAAATCGAACTCGTGGAACAAACAGTGACGTCCACGATGTCTTTATTAGAGGTCGATTGATAGCGGATTTTAGTGTTAACGAAGTTGGGCAGTTCGTGCCGATAACCGCTTGATCAACcgattgatactgaatgaaatcaTCACAtgcaaagtaaaatattgctgaactttattacaaaaataaacagtactgactgtaccgggaaaatgtactgtatgtttttaaatgaaataaatattcatatttattaactATGAGTAAatagtaaagtaaataaaagatatacatccaaagtGAACGAAAAAGTGACCGAGACAtctaaaatgaatcaaaaagcccttcaaataacaacaaaattttgtcagtgatggtttttatttcacctctagaggcctcTATCGTAGTGTATAACAACAGCGGATTCAAACACCGGATGCAACCCGGGAAAGACTaccggtgtggatttttgccgataacAGATAGTTCCAGCATTCGTTTTTCAGTGCCGAATTAATCCGCAAAATCGGTCAACCAATAGTCtttatatgtacaaaaaaaggACAGCATTTATAGTGTAGAGGGAATATGGAATTAGTTCCTTCTTCATGCTGTCCAATCCCTACTTAACGAACACTCGAAGCATATTACAGTGGTGACAGTTCTGCAAGTTGAATAGGCCATCCACATGAATCATGAATGATGTATCATGTAACCGCTCCTCTCATACAAAAGCTGTACAGCAGCAGATCGTGGACATTATTTTACTAATCCATagactgtgttttatttctgtagacCAGTCAGAGCCAAGATAACAATCTAAGATATTTCGACTGATCGTCATTTACCTAGGTGACGCTACTGAATTGAAAATAAGCTCATTTATTCACTGCATGACATTGTACATTTTGTCTAACACTCTGACGTTTTAGCTCCTGTAGCATTAATTTGCTAACTTCACAGTGACGAGAGCTAAGATTAACTCGTTGAATAGAAAGATTTCTGCAGAACCGTTGCTGGGCTGTGCAGCTTGGCCTATCGGCTGCTGTTATGTGTATATATCCTTATTTATATAAaccacaaacagacacaaactACAATACGTGAGCGTGTAAGCTTTTTTGTTGGGCCAATCGGCAGAGGCCTAAGCAATCACCCTTAAGGCTACTTGTCTGTAATCTTCTTACTGATTGTATTACTGATTACATTGATTACACTTCGTGTTTAAATTTACCCTAAGGCAAATTTAGGATTCAAACTGAACAGGCTGAACAGTTCCTGTTGTCAGCTAAAACATATATTTCGGTAACACTACACCTCCCAGAGTCAATAAACTATGCCTGTGGTTTTCATTCTTCTGTagacatacaccactactgacctaaaagcacaagaaaagttgctcaaaatcatataaataagccacagaagttttgggattctgttctatggagcaatgaaacaaagcttttctgcacgatggatcagcggtatgtctggaggaagaagaatgaagaaagagcatggtggtggctcggtgatgctctggggctgctttgcatcctctggcaccggaaacctgcagcgtgtggaagataagatggattcattggagtatcaggaaatcctaggagaaaacgtcatgctgtctgtgaggaagctgaagcttgggcgtcattggaccttccaacaggacaatgatcccaagcatacctcagaagatctctggtgggatttgaagaaggcggttacAGCATGCAAACccgagaatattactgaactggaggccactgCTCATGAGTAATCAGCTAAGATTcttcaggaacgctgccagaagcgctgcatctcgtttgcagcaggtcataacagcaaaatggtGCTATACtatctctggtttcctcccccagtccaaagacatgcatggtaggctgattggcatatccaaggtgtctgtagtgtatgaatgggtgtgtgtatgtgattgtgccctgtgatggattggcaccctgtccagggtgtaaaccctccttgtgccccatgctccctgggataggctccaggtttccccgtgacgctgaaggaaggataagcggtatagaagatggacggatggatggatgggttctctactaagtactaaagatgcttgccatgaaggggttgaataattttgagactggagaaatcattataagttgcattttcagttgaatttggggaaaccacttgaagcattcgttgtgttgaactatttcaattgctttttgtttgatttgttcatcgcaaacagtgagctagagagagagattttttaaGGTCCTGTTccttacacacatacaaaactgGTTTCAAGTTGCATAGTGTTTAATCAAGTTAATAGTGTTTGTTCAACCAAAACCTTCTGTTTTCACTCCATTAAGGGTCAtgtgacataataataataattaataataataaggtaatGCCGTATACCATGAAACCGTGATATTTTCTGAGAGCGTTCTCATTGTACCGTGAAAATCGTATACCATTGTAACCCTAAACATTCAGACAACAGGACAAAACGATGCAACAAGACTAACTCTTCAAGTTCATGCAGGAGTATCTGTCTATAGGAAATctatatttttatactttaGACAACTGACACACAGCAGTACTCCTGAAGacaattcagttttattgtaGATGAGTTTCTGCCAAATATAACTTTAATACAGAGCTgattaatatctctctctctctctctctctctctctctctctctctctctctctctctctcctctttcactATGCATGTACGTGCAGTTTCTGATGGAGGGTGTGGTGTCTCAGTATGGAAGGTGGTGTGTGAAGTGGTGTGTGAGGATCTGTGTCAGCCGGACGACCCTCCTCTCATCCTGCAGGAGCAGAAGGCACTCCTGGCCCCTGCCCTCGCTCTGCTCTCTGCCTTATACGCCAACCTTCAGACAAACATCAGTGAGGACACACGCATTCAATagacccccccctccccccccagaCGTGTCACACTCTTTTAATATCACCAATGTGTTTAGGTTCAGCGTTGGTGGCTAGTCTTCTTCGCATCCTGTACTTTGATCATGAAAATCAGCTTGGGGAGGAGAGTCATCACGAGTCGGGAAACGGACCAACAGACGGAAAGACGGACGGGGAAAGAGACGTACAGCTCCAGGTGTTGGCTGAGATAGCAGCGGAGTTGCTTTCTACTCTGCTCACAGATGTGCCCATGGTGAGATGTACAGAATGTATGGATAGGTTACAGACCTCATATCACTAACATTCTTGCTTGGTTATTCTCaacaaataattattgaaaACATTTAgtgtttaaatgaatttaaatgttTAGCCTGTAATTTTATACCTTTTATGGACAGAATGATCATTAGCATTAGAGCTACATGTCTGAGTATCTATCACGCAAACCACAGAAGGTGTAGATATTTGAATTCTTGAACAAATAGAAACCACAAGGAGTCTGATCATTTTATCATAAACTTGTCCGATTTGCTTTCGTTTATTTATCTGGAGTGCTCTTGCTGATCTTGGCTACATTTTACGTTTCGTAGGCTACCCAACATCctcaaaataaaacactttaatatCTCAgtagatatttttttatatatatataatatacatacacacccacacacacacacacacacacacacacatatatatatatacacatatacacacactataaggACGTACACTGGGTATTTTAAGCACTATATGCTCTAGGCTGCTATTTGATacgttttctttttctaaaataAACTCTTAGGACATGTAGTTTTGTCTTtatatttaattagaaattatttttttaatgtgttataaaTTGCTTGCATTTAGACCCATTAAAGTGACGGGTCGTTGGACCAGAAAGATTATGTTACGTGTTTCGATAGACTTGCACCAGATGACTAAAAGGGATTTTGGATTGGATTTTTGTTTGCCATTGACTatacaagttttttttgttgttgttgttttttttttaatgtaaacagctaattttattCTGATCTTGTAGGAAGTTGTGTCAGAGTTGCTGAAAATGGATCAGCTTACCGAGAAGATCTGGGTGTCTGCGTTAAAGACACTATTGCCACAGCACAACACATCTGTGAGTCCAACACCCagtctgtccgtccatccatccatccatccatccatccacccatccatccatccgccctcccatccacccacccattcatccacccTCCCACTCATCctttcatccacccatccatccacccatccatccacccatccatctatccatccacccaccctcTCAcgcatccatccacccaccctcccatccatcaatccacccatccatcaatccacccatccatcaatccacccatccatccatccatccacccatccatccatccatccacccactcatccatccatccaccctcccatccatccatccacccactcaTCCACCCtcccactcatccatccatccatgagTTATTTAATACACATACTGtcttccatccatcccatccttccctccctccctcagagttttttctttctctatgCGCAGGTGCTCTGCTTCATTTCCACACTGACCAAGGTGGAGCCTAAACTAGCAGA
The genomic region above belongs to Ictalurus punctatus breed USDA103 chromosome 14, Coco_2.0, whole genome shotgun sequence and contains:
- the saal1 gene encoding protein saal1; translated protein: MDSPQMDRNPSPPPDRPDGTDEEDDAIGETVYSKHWLFSTLTRLIQMVTEQESEEGEGLIELSDELEEELCKVWDMAMNKDVAGFLQEFKTPDILLGVIAKSRNPRLTEICVGILGNMACFPDTCEFISQNDGLGAVLLLLLGDSDPPTLLETCRLLLTCVSQADVAPLWLERIQQQTATCNSLCFIMRSSTNVELLIKVGELVDKLFDEDEELMKSWLSGPSSESDQDKDTHQDVASALLEAAVQLRKESPKALEAYLHALQLLTTVDEGLQNLVSDGGCGVSVWKVVCEVVCEDLCQPDDPPLILQEQKALLAPALALLSALYANLQTNISSALVASLLRILYFDHENQLGEESHHESGNGPTDGKTDGERDVQLQVLAEIAAELLSTLLTDVPMEVVSELLKMDQLTEKIWVSALKTLLPQHNTSVLCFISTLTKVEPKLADVIKKECSITSDSNEPKPEPT